One part of the Nostoc sp. PCC 7120 = FACHB-418 genome encodes these proteins:
- a CDS encoding tetratricopeptide repeat protein: protein MKVLRYLPQEEIISLSVSLGRGGEACIYAVPSAGDCVAKIYHKPTVAHASKLRAMLANPPENPTASLGHISIAWPQELLWGADESERVIGFLMPRIRGMRPIIDFYNPRTRRQHCPLFNYQYLLRTARNLAAAFAALHNSGYSVGDVNESNILVSDTALVTLVDTDSFQVCDPDNDIVYRCPVGKPEFTPPELQNKIFAHHDRQPTHDLFGLGVLIFQLLMEGTHPFSGIYQGIPEPPPYEARIASGHFTYSKKRQVPYIPTPIAPPWEILHPSLQALFIRCFEDGHNEPQLRPNAQAWLSAIAEAEDSLTTCTVNSQHHYSNHLHSCPWCERALRLGGRDPFPSVQAIENREHLRPRIPTKRRYGHSHQPANLPQPVMPMYQSNWHSPTPSFSPYRNRWKGKFYPVVFCLLGFGVLGYLDVVTKFTSPLVSRNNYAQQALMPQQASGNIALSFAEYYKQGHAAYQVRDYKQAVDNFTHAIQQESANARVLVNRGNARYNLKDYEGALADYTAALQINPREIKAFVNRGNSRLMLAEYSNDPDQQYRLAITDFNHALKLNEKEAEAYIRRGIVRTQMAKYSSDTIKDYQEAITDFDQALKLNPAKTEAYFQRASVRYLIAQYTGDSTKEYDQAIADFDQALKINDKLAKVYLKRGMVRYELAQITSNKSDVNNAKALADLQLAAKLSLEQEDTESYQQALSSICIIEESKCNALFQSSTMRGYASTDLIAKQ from the coding sequence ATGAAGGTACTACGTTATCTTCCTCAGGAAGAGATTATCAGCCTCAGCGTGAGTTTGGGGCGTGGCGGTGAAGCGTGTATTTATGCTGTGCCGTCGGCCGGTGATTGTGTGGCAAAGATTTATCACAAGCCGACAGTTGCCCACGCCAGCAAACTCCGGGCTATGCTTGCTAACCCACCGGAAAATCCTACGGCTAGTTTGGGTCATATTTCCATTGCTTGGCCGCAAGAATTATTGTGGGGAGCAGATGAAAGCGAACGCGTTATTGGCTTTTTGATGCCGCGTATTCGGGGGATGCGTCCCATCATCGACTTTTACAACCCCCGGACTCGCCGTCAACACTGTCCTTTATTTAATTATCAGTACCTCCTGCGGACAGCGCGGAATTTGGCGGCGGCTTTTGCGGCTTTACATAATAGTGGCTATTCTGTAGGCGATGTCAACGAATCTAACATTTTGGTAAGTGACACAGCCCTGGTTACCTTGGTAGATACGGATTCTTTCCAGGTATGTGACCCGGATAATGATATTGTTTATCGTTGCCCGGTAGGGAAACCAGAGTTTACCCCACCAGAACTACAGAATAAAATCTTTGCTCATCACGATCGCCAACCTACTCATGATTTATTTGGTTTAGGGGTGCTAATCTTCCAACTGCTGATGGAAGGTACCCATCCCTTTTCTGGTATTTATCAAGGCATTCCTGAACCACCACCTTATGAAGCCAGAATTGCGTCGGGACATTTCACCTATAGTAAAAAACGGCAAGTACCTTACATACCTACTCCCATCGCCCCGCCTTGGGAAATTCTCCATCCCAGTTTACAAGCGCTGTTTATTCGTTGTTTTGAGGATGGTCACAATGAACCCCAACTGCGCCCTAATGCCCAAGCTTGGCTGTCGGCTATAGCTGAGGCTGAAGATTCCCTGACTACCTGTACAGTTAATTCTCAACATCACTACAGTAATCACCTGCACAGTTGTCCTTGGTGCGAACGTGCTTTACGTTTGGGTGGTCGTGACCCATTTCCTTCGGTGCAAGCAATTGAAAATAGAGAACATCTCCGCCCCCGCATCCCCACCAAGAGACGCTACGGCCACAGCCATCAGCCTGCTAACTTGCCGCAGCCAGTGATGCCGATGTATCAAAGCAATTGGCATTCACCCACCCCCAGTTTTTCACCTTACCGCAATCGCTGGAAAGGAAAGTTTTATCCGGTAGTTTTTTGTTTGTTGGGTTTTGGGGTTTTGGGGTACTTGGATGTGGTGACAAAATTCACCAGTCCTTTAGTATCGCGCAATAATTATGCTCAACAAGCGCTGATGCCTCAGCAAGCCAGTGGTAATATCGCCCTGAGTTTTGCAGAGTACTACAAACAGGGTCATGCTGCTTACCAAGTGCGTGATTATAAACAGGCAGTGGATAACTTCACCCATGCCATTCAGCAGGAATCAGCAAATGCCAGAGTCTTGGTTAATCGAGGTAATGCGCGTTATAACCTGAAAGACTATGAAGGTGCTTTAGCTGATTACACGGCAGCTTTGCAAATTAATCCCAGAGAAATCAAAGCTTTTGTGAATCGGGGTAACTCCCGCTTAATGCTGGCTGAATATAGCAATGACCCTGACCAACAGTATAGATTAGCGATCACCGACTTTAATCACGCCCTGAAACTCAACGAGAAGGAAGCCGAAGCCTATATCCGCCGAGGGATTGTGCGAACGCAAATGGCTAAATATAGCAGCGACACCATTAAAGATTACCAAGAAGCGATCACCGATTTTGACCAAGCCCTGAAACTTAATCCCGCGAAAACCGAAGCTTACTTTCAGCGTGCTTCCGTCCGCTATCTCATTGCCCAATATACAGGTGATTCGACAAAGGAATATGATCAGGCGATCGCCGATTTTGATCAAGCATTAAAAATTAACGACAAACTAGCCAAAGTGTATCTTAAACGCGGCATGGTGCGTTACGAATTAGCACAAATTACTAGTAATAAATCTGATGTCAATAACGCCAAAGCTCTTGCAGATTTACAGCTAGCCGCCAAACTTTCTTTAGAACAAGAAGATACAGAAAGTTATCAACAAGCACTCAGCAGTATCTGTATCATTGAGGAAAGCAAATGTAATGCTTTATTCCAAAGCTCTACAATGCGAGGATATGCCAGCACAGACTTGATAGCAAAACAGTAA
- the rfbF gene encoding glucose-1-phosphate cytidylyltransferase: protein MKAVILAGGLGTRLSEETSIKPKPMVEIGGKPILWHIMKTYSSHGINDFIICCGYKGYVIKEYFANYFLHMSDVTFDMRFNQMNIHSGYAEPWRVTLVNTGDNTMTGGRLKRVREHLGNDTFCFTYGDGVCDINITELIKFHREQKSLATLTAVQPAGRFGAISLGYEQTKITSFREKPEGDGAWINGGYFILEPEVIDLIADDATVWEKEPLEKLADMEELSAFKHNGFWQPMDTLRDKNYLEELWKNNQAPWKVW from the coding sequence ATGAAAGCGGTGATTTTGGCTGGAGGGCTTGGTACACGCCTCAGTGAAGAAACCAGTATCAAGCCTAAGCCGATGGTAGAAATTGGTGGTAAACCAATTCTTTGGCACATCATGAAAACTTATTCTAGCCACGGCATTAATGATTTTATTATTTGTTGTGGTTACAAAGGTTACGTGATTAAGGAGTATTTTGCTAACTACTTCTTACATATGTCTGATGTAACTTTTGATATGCGTTTTAACCAGATGAATATCCATTCTGGTTACGCTGAACCTTGGCGAGTAACTTTGGTCAACACAGGCGATAATACTATGACTGGTGGACGCTTAAAACGTGTCCGCGAACATCTTGGGAATGATACTTTTTGTTTTACTTATGGTGACGGTGTATGTGATATTAATATCACCGAATTAATTAAGTTTCATCGAGAACAAAAGAGTTTAGCAACCCTGACAGCAGTCCAACCAGCAGGACGTTTCGGGGCAATTTCCCTGGGATACGAACAAACTAAAATAACCAGTTTCCGGGAAAAGCCCGAAGGTGATGGTGCTTGGATTAACGGTGGTTATTTTATCTTAGAACCAGAAGTCATAGATTTAATTGCTGATGATGCTACCGTTTGGGAAAAAGAACCACTAGAAAAGCTAGCAGATATGGAGGAATTATCTGCTTTTAAACACAATGGTTTTTGGCAACCAATGGATACATTGCGTGATAAAAACTATCTAGAGGAGTTATGGAAAAATAACCAAGCTCCTTGGAAAGTGTGGTAA
- the lhgO gene encoding L-2-hydroxyglutarate oxidase produces MYDFTIVGGGIVGLSTGMALGKRYPQARILVLEKESQWAFHQTGNNSGVIHSGIYYKPGSFKAKFCRDGRDSMVKFCQDYGIDHEVCGKVIVATNEQELPRLENLYQRGLENGTQVQKISAEEVKEIEPYVKCVAGIRVFSTGIVNYKQVCLKYVELIQQQGGDLRLNTKVLKISPSGNNHVLETNNGNFETRFVINCAGLHSDRIAKLGGVKPSAKIVPFRGEYYELTPEKRYLVKTLIYPVPNPEFPFLGVHFTRMIDGSVHAGPNAVLSLKREGYKKTDFDLRDFAEVMTYPGFWKLAGKHADEGIQEIIRSFSKAAFTRSLQNLIPEVQAEDLVPTHAGVRAQALMDDGKLVDDFYIVPGENSIHVCNAPSPAATSSLEIGKAIAAQIPQQSHLENVVIA; encoded by the coding sequence ATGTACGATTTTACCATTGTTGGCGGGGGCATAGTTGGGCTATCTACAGGGATGGCTTTAGGTAAGCGTTATCCTCAAGCAAGAATTTTAGTATTAGAAAAAGAAAGCCAGTGGGCATTTCACCAAACTGGTAATAATAGTGGTGTAATTCACTCTGGAATTTATTACAAGCCAGGTAGTTTTAAAGCTAAATTTTGCCGTGATGGTAGAGACTCAATGGTAAAATTTTGCCAGGATTATGGCATCGACCATGAGGTTTGTGGCAAGGTAATTGTAGCGACAAATGAGCAGGAGTTACCACGCCTAGAAAACCTTTACCAACGTGGCTTGGAAAATGGTACACAAGTTCAGAAAATTAGCGCCGAAGAAGTCAAGGAAATTGAACCTTACGTTAAATGTGTAGCGGGGATTCGGGTATTTTCTACTGGTATTGTTAATTATAAGCAAGTTTGCTTAAAATACGTCGAATTAATTCAACAACAAGGCGGAGATTTAAGGCTTAACACCAAAGTTTTAAAAATTTCCCCCAGTGGTAACAATCACGTACTGGAAACTAATAACGGTAACTTTGAAACCAGATTTGTGATCAATTGTGCCGGATTGCACAGCGATCGCATCGCTAAGTTAGGTGGAGTCAAACCAAGCGCCAAAATCGTACCCTTCCGGGGAGAATATTACGAACTAACCCCCGAAAAACGGTATTTGGTCAAAACACTCATTTACCCGGTTCCCAACCCTGAATTTCCCTTCCTGGGTGTCCATTTCACCCGCATGATTGACGGAAGTGTCCACGCGGGGCCGAATGCAGTTTTGAGTCTGAAGCGCGAAGGTTACAAAAAAACCGACTTTGACCTGAGAGACTTTGCCGAAGTGATGACCTACCCTGGCTTTTGGAAACTTGCAGGCAAACACGCCGACGAAGGTATCCAAGAAATCATTCGTTCCTTCAGCAAAGCCGCCTTCACCAGAAGTTTGCAAAACCTCATTCCCGAAGTCCAAGCCGAGGATTTAGTTCCCACCCATGCAGGGGTACGCGCCCAAGCCTTAATGGATGATGGCAAACTTGTAGACGACTTCTACATTGTTCCTGGTGAAAACTCCATTCATGTTTGCAATGCACCTTCACCAGCCGCGACTTCTTCCCTAGAAATTGGCAAAGCGATCGCTGCACAAATCCCCCAGCAATCACACCTTGAGAATGTAGTGATTGCATAG
- a CDS encoding NAD-dependent epimerase/dehydratase family protein translates to MKILVTGTEGYLGCLLPSLLIGKGHEVIGVDTGYYKVGWLYNGTPVTAKTLNKDIRHITPEDLEGVEAIVHMAELSNDPTGQLSPNITYDINHIGSVRLANLAKTMGVRRFVYMSSCSVYGVATEGDVTEASPVNPQTAYAECKTLVERDVTLLADDDFSPTFMRNATAFGASPRMRFDIVLNNLAGLAWTTKEIKMISDGTPWRPLVHALDICKAIVCALEAPRDIVHNQVFNVGDTTNNYRVKEIAQIIADTFPGCKLSFGDNGADNRSYRVSFEKINSILPGFKCDWDAQKGARQLFDLFSQIDMTEDTFLFRGFTRLKQLEYLIRTEQIDQDFFWNVK, encoded by the coding sequence ATGAAAATTTTAGTAACCGGAACCGAAGGATATTTAGGTTGTTTATTGCCTTCTTTGTTAATTGGTAAAGGACATGAAGTAATTGGCGTAGATACTGGTTACTACAAAGTAGGCTGGCTATACAACGGTACTCCAGTAACCGCCAAAACCCTCAACAAAGATATCCGCCATATTACCCCTGAAGACTTAGAAGGTGTAGAAGCGATCGTTCACATGGCGGAACTTTCCAACGACCCCACCGGACAACTATCACCAAATATTACCTACGACATTAATCATATAGGTTCAGTCCGTCTCGCTAACTTAGCCAAAACAATGGGTGTGCGGCGCTTCGTCTATATGTCTTCTTGTAGTGTGTATGGTGTTGCTACTGAGGGTGATGTTACAGAAGCCTCTCCAGTTAACCCCCAAACAGCCTACGCAGAATGCAAAACCCTTGTAGAACGAGATGTCACACTCCTCGCTGATGATGACTTCTCGCCTACGTTCATGCGTAACGCCACTGCTTTTGGTGCTTCTCCCAGAATGCGTTTTGATATTGTGTTGAACAACTTAGCAGGTTTAGCTTGGACTACCAAAGAAATCAAAATGATTAGTGATGGTACACCTTGGCGGCCATTAGTCCATGCACTAGATATCTGCAAAGCCATAGTTTGTGCTTTAGAAGCACCCCGTGATATTGTTCACAACCAAGTCTTTAACGTTGGCGATACTACCAACAACTACCGCGTGAAAGAAATCGCCCAAATCATCGCCGATACTTTCCCCGGCTGTAAATTATCCTTCGGTGATAATGGTGCAGATAATCGCAGTTACCGCGTATCTTTTGAGAAAATCAACAGCATTTTACCAGGATTTAAGTGTGATTGGGATGCTCAAAAAGGCGCTAGACAATTATTTGATTTATTCAGTCAAATAGATATGACAGAAGATACATTCTTGTTTAGAGGTTTTACACGCTTAAAGCAATTAGAGTATCTCATTCGTACTGAACAAATTGACCAAGATTTCTTTTGGAATGTTAAGTAA
- a CDS encoding glycosyltransferase family 2 protein gives MNKLLTIALPTYNRAKLLDQQLAWLAKSIKGFESECEIIISDNCSEDNTQEIVKKWQMALPETTFHSHRNSQNLGVMRNIAYCLNAATSQYVWTISDDDKIEDATISYLINTLKTSVNLGLLILNFSCRHEVTGELLYQSCYQIEDEVVESDGRAVFEHCIQENRSGVQLMSAQVYRTDLAQRALKTWSDGVNNLDYQVYLTGFCAFHGSVRISKDVYLENAFGASHWMVKPKMLLKMQYTYSPEVNIKLKEIGYSDSFCRNLVINHFNNNNWRVLLGALRRWPVLALTTVIPYFGLVSLSVLETIILTKEGVSQEVISRSNSNNRRDFIKSNSKTK, from the coding sequence ATGAATAAATTACTCACAATTGCTCTCCCCACATATAATCGAGCTAAGTTACTGGATCAACAATTAGCATGGCTAGCTAAATCCATCAAAGGTTTTGAATCTGAATGTGAAATCATTATTTCTGATAACTGTTCAGAAGATAACACACAAGAAATTGTGAAAAAATGGCAGATGGCTTTGCCAGAAACAACTTTTCACTCCCACAGAAACAGTCAAAATCTGGGAGTGATGAGAAATATTGCTTATTGTCTTAATGCTGCAACTAGCCAATATGTTTGGACAATCAGCGATGATGATAAAATCGAAGATGCAACGATTTCTTACCTCATCAACACATTAAAGACATCAGTTAATTTAGGTTTGCTGATTTTAAATTTTTCTTGTCGCCATGAAGTGACGGGTGAGTTATTGTACCAAAGCTGCTACCAAATTGAAGATGAAGTTGTTGAGTCTGATGGGAGAGCAGTTTTTGAACATTGTATCCAAGAAAATCGCTCTGGCGTACAACTAATGTCAGCCCAAGTATATAGAACAGATTTGGCACAACGTGCATTAAAAACCTGGTCTGATGGGGTGAATAATTTAGATTACCAAGTATATTTAACTGGGTTCTGTGCTTTTCATGGAAGTGTCAGAATCAGCAAAGATGTGTATCTAGAAAATGCTTTTGGTGCTAGCCATTGGATGGTTAAACCAAAAATGTTGCTAAAAATGCAATATACATATTCCCCAGAAGTAAATATCAAGCTGAAAGAAATAGGCTATTCAGATAGTTTTTGCAGAAACCTGGTTATCAATCATTTCAATAATAATAATTGGCGAGTTTTATTAGGGGCTTTAAGAAGATGGCCTGTTCTAGCATTGACCACAGTTATTCCATACTTTGGGCTAGTTAGTTTATCAGTTTTAGAAACTATTATTCTTACTAAAGAAGGGGTTTCACAAGAAGTCATCAGCAGGAGTAATAGCAACAACAGACGTGACTTCATAAAATCTAATAGCAAGACAAAGTGA
- the rfbC gene encoding dTDP-4-dehydrorhamnose 3,5-epimerase, giving the protein MIFTATSLKDAFIIDLEEKPDHRGFFARTFCANEFANHGLKPVVAQCNLSYNYKKGTLRGMHYQLRPAAETKLIRCIKGAIYDVIIDMRPESPTFLSHIGVELTADNRRALYVPEMFAHGYQALTDDAEVVYQVGEFYTPGYEKGLRYNDPFFNIEWPLDVTVISDKDASWPLLETIPIGSPDPVEAVC; this is encoded by the coding sequence ATGATTTTTACCGCTACATCACTCAAAGACGCATTTATTATTGATTTAGAAGAAAAACCAGATCATCGTGGTTTTTTTGCCAGAACTTTTTGTGCTAATGAATTTGCCAATCATGGTTTAAAACCAGTAGTTGCTCAGTGTAACTTATCTTATAACTATAAAAAAGGTACACTGCGGGGGATGCACTATCAACTCAGACCAGCCGCCGAAACAAAATTAATTCGTTGTATTAAAGGCGCTATCTACGATGTAATTATTGATATGCGTCCCGAATCACCGACATTTTTATCACATATTGGTGTAGAACTCACGGCTGATAATCGTCGCGCTTTGTATGTACCAGAGATGTTTGCTCATGGTTATCAAGCCCTCACCGATGATGCAGAAGTGGTTTATCAAGTAGGTGAATTTTATACCCCAGGATATGAAAAAGGCCTGCGTTACAATGACCCATTCTTTAATATTGAATGGCCTTTAGATGTCACTGTAATTTCTGACAAGGATGCCAGTTGGCCTTTGTTAGAAACTATCCCTATCGGTAGCCCAGACCCAGTAGAAGCAGTTTGTTAA
- a CDS encoding NAD(P)H-dependent oxidoreductase yields MIIIDNALKARAAAGNPVKVGMIGAGFMGRGIANQIINSVPGMELVAISNRSIDGAKRAYSEAGIEDIEIVDSVGELESAIAQGKYTITEDATIICQADGIDAIIEVTGAVEFGAHVVMEAIAHRKHVIMMNAELDGTIGPILKVYADKAGVILSACDGDQPGVQMNLYRFVQSIGLTPLLCGNIKGLQDPYRNPTTQEGFAKRWGQKAHMVTSFADGSKISFEQAIVANATGMKVAKRGMLGYDFTGHVDEMTNMYDVEQLKQLGGIVDYVVGAKPGPGVYVFATHDDPKQRHYLNLYKLGEGPLYSFYTPYHLCHFEVPLSVARAVLFSDAVMAPLAGPSVDVITTAKIDLKAGETLDGIGYYMTYGQCENSDIVQQQNLLPMGLAEGCRLKRDVPKDQVLTYDDVELPEGRLCDQLRAEQDKYFAPEKVLVTVG; encoded by the coding sequence ATGATTATTATTGATAACGCCTTAAAAGCTCGTGCTGCTGCTGGTAATCCCGTGAAAGTGGGAATGATTGGCGCTGGTTTTATGGGTCGGGGTATTGCCAACCAAATTATTAATTCCGTTCCAGGGATGGAATTAGTTGCTATTTCTAACCGCAGTATTGATGGTGCGAAACGAGCTTATAGCGAAGCTGGTATCGAAGATATTGAAATTGTGGATTCTGTCGGTGAGTTAGAAAGTGCGATCGCTCAAGGTAAGTATACTATTACCGAAGATGCCACAATCATCTGCCAAGCCGACGGTATCGACGCAATTATCGAAGTCACCGGTGCAGTAGAATTTGGCGCTCATGTGGTCATGGAAGCGATCGCCCACCGCAAACACGTTATCATGATGAATGCGGAACTTGACGGTACAATCGGCCCCATTCTCAAAGTATATGCAGACAAAGCTGGCGTGATTCTCAGTGCTTGTGATGGCGACCAACCAGGGGTACAGATGAACCTTTACCGATTTGTCCAAAGCATTGGTCTGACTCCCTTGCTTTGCGGTAACATCAAAGGCTTGCAAGACCCCTACCGCAACCCCACCACCCAAGAAGGATTCGCCAAGCGTTGGGGACAAAAAGCCCACATGGTAACCAGCTTTGCTGATGGTAGCAAAATTTCCTTTGAACAGGCGATCGTGGCTAACGCTACAGGTATGAAAGTAGCCAAGCGGGGAATGTTGGGATATGACTTCACCGGTCATGTTGATGAGATGACCAATATGTACGATGTGGAACAACTCAAGCAACTAGGCGGTATTGTTGATTATGTAGTCGGCGCAAAACCCGGCCCTGGTGTATATGTGTTTGCAACTCACGACGACCCCAAACAACGCCATTACCTCAACCTCTACAAATTAGGCGAAGGCCCCCTCTATAGCTTCTATACCCCCTACCACCTGTGCCATTTTGAAGTTCCTTTATCTGTAGCCCGTGCAGTCCTCTTCTCTGATGCTGTCATGGCTCCTCTAGCAGGCCCCTCGGTAGATGTTATCACCACTGCCAAAATAGACCTCAAAGCAGGGGAAACCTTAGATGGCATTGGTTACTACATGACCTATGGACAATGTGAAAATTCCGATATCGTCCAACAGCAAAACCTCTTACCAATGGGTCTAGCAGAAGGATGTCGTCTCAAACGTGATGTTCCTAAAGATCAAGTCCTCACCTACGATGATGTAGAACTACCAGAAGGCAGACTTTGTGACCAACTACGAGCCGAGCAAGACAAATATTTTGCCCCAGAAAAAGTTCTGGTAACTGTTGGTTAA
- a CDS encoding glycosyltransferase, translating into MKVALVHDYLTQRGGAERVFELLCKRYPEADIFTSLYDPQKTIDMGERIVNTTFLQKIPGAAKYFRLMAPLYFPAFRALDLQDYDLIISSSTSFAKAVRKKPGAKHICFCHNVTRFLWDTETYLREYSDYRYLSVLIEKVFQLMRDVDLKYAQEPDIYIANSSTVARRIQQIYGKQAIMINYPIDTSNFVFSDTKDEYYLASARMISYKRLDIIVEAFNWLGWPLIISGDGPERERLQAKALDNIKFLGHVSDNQRKELFSKAKSIIVAALEDYGLVPVEANASGTPVIAFGAGGVLDTQINGQTGVFFKRQTPESLQKALLESGEITWDYENIRNHAVNNFSEPVFFSKVERVITQTCSLN; encoded by the coding sequence ATGAAAGTTGCTCTAGTCCATGATTATTTGACCCAGCGCGGTGGGGCAGAACGGGTATTTGAATTACTTTGTAAACGCTATCCTGAAGCTGATATTTTTACATCATTGTATGACCCGCAAAAAACTATTGATATGGGTGAGCGGATAGTTAACACAACATTCTTGCAAAAAATCCCTGGTGCAGCCAAATACTTTAGATTGATGGCTCCTTTATATTTTCCTGCCTTTCGGGCATTAGATTTGCAAGATTATGACTTAATTATTAGCAGTAGCACCAGCTTCGCCAAAGCAGTTAGGAAAAAACCAGGTGCTAAACATATTTGCTTTTGTCATAATGTCACCCGTTTTCTATGGGATACAGAAACTTATTTAAGAGAGTATAGTGATTATAGATATTTGTCAGTTTTAATCGAAAAAGTATTTCAGTTAATGCGAGATGTAGACCTGAAATATGCTCAGGAACCTGATATTTATATTGCTAACTCCAGCACTGTTGCCCGTCGTATTCAACAGATTTATGGCAAACAAGCAATAATGATTAACTATCCAATTGATACCAGTAACTTTGTTTTCTCTGATACAAAAGACGAATATTACTTGGCATCAGCACGGATGATTAGTTATAAACGTCTGGATATTATAGTCGAGGCTTTTAATTGGCTAGGATGGCCATTAATCATCTCCGGGGATGGGCCAGAAAGAGAAAGATTACAAGCCAAAGCTTTGGATAATATTAAATTTTTAGGTCATGTTAGTGACAACCAACGCAAAGAATTATTTTCTAAAGCTAAATCTATTATCGTAGCCGCTTTAGAAGACTATGGTTTAGTCCCTGTAGAGGCTAATGCTAGTGGTACACCAGTGATTGCTTTTGGTGCAGGTGGAGTCTTAGACACTCAAATAAACGGTCAGACTGGCGTATTTTTCAAACGACAAACACCAGAATCTTTACAAAAAGCATTATTAGAGTCCGGAGAAATCACTTGGGATTATGAAAATATTCGTAATCATGCTGTGAATAATTTTTCTGAGCCAGTTTTCTTTAGTAAAGTTGAGCGAGTTATTACTCAAACTTGTAGCCTCAATTAA